The genomic segment ACCCCGGGACGCAGACCATCGAGTACGACGTCTGCCCGGCGAGGTGGAACACGAACCCCGAGAACCCCGGGTCCTTCGAGATCAAGGGCGAGAGCTGCACCAAGGGGTCGTACACCTTCACGGTGCAGGCCCCGAACCAGCCCGTCTTCGGCACCGGTGACGTCCAGGTCACGCTGGCCTGGTCGGACGGCGCCGACCTCGACCTGCACGTGGTCGACCCCGGCGGCGCGGAGACGTGGTACGGCAACACCACCTCCGCCAGCAGCGGCCAGCTCGACCACGACACCCGCCCGCAGTGCGGCGACGACAACACCCACTACGAGAACATCTTCTGGCCCACCACGGCGCCCCGCACGGCCAGTACTCGGTGGTCATCGTGTCGTCCCGCGGGTGCGGCTCCACCAGCGACGCCCGTCTCACCATCAGGGTCGGCGGCCAGGTCGTCGTGCACCAGTCGCTCCCCGTGCCGAGCGGTGGCCGCAGCACCACCGTGACCTTCACCGCCTGAGCCGCCGACGCCTTGTCGGCGTCGCTGCCCGGCGCGACGCTCGAAGCGCCGCGGCGCGGGCTGCGGAGCGATCCCCGCAGAAAGGGGACGATCATGGTCACACTGCGACGCGCCGGCGGGCTGCTGGCCGCGCTCGTGCTGGTGACGGGCTGCGCCTTCGTGTCCAACCCGCGAACCGAGCCCCAGCCCCTCGTCGCCGGCCGACCGGGAAGGATCTGCTTCCCCGTGGGGTACATCGGCGGCATCGTCCCCGACTACATCGTGGTCAACGCCGGGCCCTTGGGCGTGAGGAACGTCGACTACTCAGGAGCGACGACGCCCGCCGCCTGCTTCGACGTGAACTACCCGCAGCCGGGAACACGAACCATCGACTACACGGCGTGCGCCGCCGCGGAATACGTCGGTGAGGACCCCGAGATCGACAGGGATAGCCCGCACCACGGGCTCGTACACGTTCACGGTGCAGGACCCGAACCAGCCGCCGCCACCCGACCTCGGCACCGGTGACGTCCAGGTCACGCTGGCCTGGTCCGACGGCGCCGACCTCGACCTGCACGTGGTCGACCCCCGCGGCGAGGAGATCTGGTACGGCAACACCGCCTCCGCCAGCGGCGGCCGGCTGGACCACGACACCATCCCCCCGTGCGGCGACAACGCCAGGCACTACGAGAACATCTTCCGGCCCACCGGCGCCCCCGCGCGGCAGTACTCGGTGGTCATCCGTGTCGTTCCACGGGGTGCGGCTCCACCAGCGACGCCGAGCTCACCATTAAGGTCGGCGGCCAGGTCGTGCGGGGCCAGTCGTTCCCGGTGCCCAGCAACGGCCGCAGCACCACCGTGACCTTCACCGCCTGAGAGATCAGCGGGTGACCGGCTCGGCACCCCTCGATTCGCCGGGCCGGTCTGGCACACACGGCGTCCACGAGCATCCCCTCTTGCCACCCCCCCGGAGCCGGTCGGACAATCGACTCATTGCCTGCACTGCGCGCAGGCGGATGGGAGTGAGCCCTGGCAAGGGCGGCTCCTGCTCACGGCGACGGTCGTTGCCGTCACCCTGCTGGCCACGAGCTGCGCCACGATCTCGTCGGCGTGGTACGAGCCGGACCTGATGCGTGCCGGGGTGCCCGGACAGTTCTGCGTGGACCTCATCAACGTCCCTCTCTGCGAGGACGTGCCTGGGAGGTCTACCTGCTCCACGTCGACTGGGGCGACGGCGAGATCCAGCACTACGAGGTGCCAAGCCACCCGCGCGATGGTGTGCTGGGCGGTCACGTACGACATCCCCGCAGCCACCTCGTCACCGTGACCGTGTATCCATGCATGCGCCGGCGTCTGTCCTGTGGCGAGCCCGACGCGGGAGACGGTTCCGGTCGAGGTCTGGTGAGCGGCGGGGACCGGGTCAGCCACCGCATGGTGACGTCGGCGGCCGGGACTGCCGCTGGTCTCGTCGGGGGCCAGCACCCACAGGTGTCCTGGAGCCGCCGACCTGGCTGGAGTTCACGACCAGGCTCCCCTGGCGCAGGGCCACGCGGGTGAGCCCGCCCGGGATCACCCCCCACCCGCTCGCCGGAGAGCATGAAGGGCCGCAGGTCGACGTGGCGTCTCCTCGACGTGGTCGCCGGTGAGGGTGGGGTGGCGGCTCAGGCTCACTATCTCCTGGGCGACGTAGCCCCGGGGGGTCGGCCTCGATGCGGGCCCGGAACTCCTCGGGAGGTGGCCTCGTCGGCCCAGACGGGCCGATCAACAGGCCGCCGGAGCCCCCGCCTCCGACGCCCCCCACCGGCTTCACCACCAGCTGGTCGAGGCTCCAGCACCTCGGCCCGCCGGTCGTCGTCCCACAGGAGGTATAGGTCGGCACGTTGGGGAGGACGCCTCCTCGCCCAGGTAGTAGCGGATGATCGCCGGCACGTAGGCGTAGACCGCCTTGCCGTCGGCCACCCCGTTGCCGACGGCGTTGGCCAGGGGTGACGTTGCCGGCCCGGGCCGCGGCCAGCAGGCCCGGCACCCCGAGCACGCTGTCGTCCACCATGCACACCGGGTCGAGGAAGTCGTCGTCGATGCGGCGGTAGATCACGTCGACGCTTCCAGGCCGCGGGTGGTGCGCATGAACACCACGTGCTCGTCGACCACCAGGTCGCGGCCCTCCACCAGCTCCACGCCCATCTGGCGGGCGAGGAAGGCTGCTCGAAGAACGCCGAGTTGCACGCCGGGGGTGGAGCACCACCACGGTGGGGTCGCCGGCCGCCGGTGGGGCCACGTGGCGCAGCGCCGACAGGGAGCGAGGCGCCGTAGTGGTCGACGGGCAGCGAACCCGGTGGGTGGAGAACAGGTGGGGCAGCACCCGGGTCATCGCCGCCCGGTTCTCCAGCACGTACGAGATGCCGCTCGGGCTGCGCAGGTTGTCCTGAGCACCTGGTAGCCGCCGTCGGCCCCACGGACCAAGTCGATGCCGGCCACCAGGCAGGGCGCCCCGGGCACCGGGATCCCGGAAGGCCCGCGGGTGAACCCGTCGCTCGAGGTGACCAGCCACTGCGGGACGATCCGTCGTGGAGCGCGCTCCGCTCCCCACGTAGAGGCCGTCGAGGAAGGCGTTGACGGCGGTCACCCGCTGGATGAGCCCGCCTCGATCCGCCCTGGCCACTCGTCGGCCGGACTCACCCGGGGCAGCAGGTCCATGGGGAAGGTGCGCTCCAGGTCCTCGTCGTCGCCCTCGCCGTACACGGTGAAGGTGATCCCCGGGTGCGGAAGGCCTGGTCGCGCAGGCGCTCAGCGGGCCAGCTTTCCTCGGCGTGACCTCGGCCAGGCTTGGTGACCAGATTGGCGTAGTGGGACCGGATCGAGCCGTCTCCCGCGAACACCTTCGTCGAAGAAGCCGTCGTGCTCGTAGCCGGAGAACAGGTCGGCGGCGGGCATCACCAGGGACGGTACCGAATCGCCCGCCGGTGATTCCGGTCCGGCATCGATCACACAGCGTTCACGCGACGTTCACGCGCGACCAGACGGCGACGCTCCACGAGGCCCGGTCGTCGCCGCGCCGCAGATCGCCACGAAGGCGTCGCCGGGACGGGCGGCGGCGCGAACGCCACCACGCACCGACCGACCTGCCCGGCGCCACCCGCCAGCCCGGCGCAGGGCTGGCCTCCCGCCCGTCGCCCCGGTCCGGCCGACGAGCGCCCCCGGAGTCGCCCCGCAGCAGGCCCCAGCCGGCCCGGGCGTCGTCGACGCCCTCGTCGGCGCTGGCCACGGCCACGTCGACCACGAGGAGCAATTTCGCGCCGCCGGACCGCTCGGCCGACACCACCCCCGGCCGTCACGTCGCCCACCTCGGCCGAGGTGCCCGGCTTGCTGTTGAGCCGGCGACGAGCCGTCGTCCTGCCCGGCCAGCAGGAACAGTTGCACCGCCGGGCCGGCCAGCAGGATGGCCATCCCGCAGACCAGGGGCGACAACCGGCGGGTGGGCACGGCCGCCGATGCTACGGGCGGCCCGCCGGCGCGAACGACCGGCCGATCCCGGTGGGCCGGAACCACCCAGCTTGACCGGCCGTCGTGTCCAGCACCGAGCCCACCGAGCCTACCGGGCCCACCGAGGAGT from the Acidimicrobiales bacterium genome contains:
- a CDS encoding circularly permuted type 2 ATP-grasp protein, with product MQLGVLRAAFLARQMGVELVEGRDLVVDEHVVFMRTTRGLEAST